One Arachis hypogaea cultivar Tifrunner chromosome 2, arahy.Tifrunner.gnm2.J5K5, whole genome shotgun sequence genomic window, AGTATTTGGATTGATATGCTGTTACTTATCCCATTCTACTTCTAATTGCCTTTTGAACCTTCCTTCAAATCCTCATTTAATTCTTAATTGTGTTTATATAAAAGCCTTCAACCTCTTCATTCTGCTTCACCACCAATCACCCCCACCATCACCATTTCCCTTATCATCATCCTTTCACCATTTTTTTCTGCAAAATCATAAACTTTAAACTGATTTTGCATCTGGGGTTGTGCCAAATTTCTAACTTGTAACTGAAGTTTAAACCTTTTTCACTTCTCAACAGAACTTACCATACATATATAGCACAAAAGTGAAGAAGCtacttttcaattttcaattttcaatttttttcatcaTGAGtacaaaatctgattcaggcaaTATATTGAATAATTCTGATGCAATTGTGATCTCTGGGAAGATCATGGTCGCAGTAGTGGTATTGCTCTCATTTGTGTTTGTTTTTGTCTTTATGCTTCATCTCTATTCCAAGTTTTCAATGTGGCGTGTTCAGCAAGAAACCTCCATTCCTTCACCACAAATCCGCCGTCGTCGCCGCCACCGCCGCCATCGCCACCTTGTATTCGCCTCGGCCGAAGACGCTATCCTCCATGGAACTCAAAATGTTGGGCTTGACCCTTCAGTTCTTAAGTCCATACCTGTGTTGGTGTTCCAACCCCATGAATTCAAAGAGGATTTAGAATGTGCTGTTTGCATATCTGAGCTTGTTGAAGGTGAAAAGTTCAGAGCTTTGCCACATTGCAATCATGGGTTCCATGTTGATTGCATTGACATGTGGTTCCAATCACATTCTACTTGTCCCCTTTGTAGGACACTAGTTACTGAAAAACTCTCTAAGCTAAATAATAGCACTCCAAGTGTTCGAGAGAATGTCACAGAGAACAGTGAATCATCATCAGAAGCTGAAAACTCTGCTGATGTGAATACCAATGATGAGTCTTCAAATTTTCCCACACATGTGTTGGTTTGGGGTGATCAAACACAATTTTCACACACTACTGAGGATCCACATTGCTCATCGTCATCTGGTTCATGTTCTTCAAGCAGTGAGAGTGGAAGTGATAGTAGCACTAGTAGCAGCAGCAATGGAAGAAACAATAATGGAGTGTTGGTGATTGATATACCAAATGATGAGGTCACTcctgaagatgatgatgagatGAAATCATCATCACCAATGGTAGCAAGATTGAGGTCAATCAAGAGGCTTCTAAGTAGGGACAAAAAGTCAACTAGTCCTTGTATTCCCAATTCTTTTGATGTGGAACAAGCATAGAATTAGGAGTTTGTTGATGTTATTCAtatcaattattatttatttcagtacATATTCTGATACTTCTCAATTGAAACTGTTGTAAAAAGAAGGCAAAATGAAAAGCTGGTGTAATATCTAGTTCTGTAATAATTTTCATATGTTTAATTGTGATCTTTTTGTTGCAGTTAGCTTGACTCAATACCATTACTCCACTACTTCATATAGTAAAGTAGTGAAACATCTTTctcttttatcttattaatttaaaagagtgAATAAATATAtagaactaatttttaattagtcaaatttttattgtaaatttttttaatcctTTTTTTTGAAGATTTAAAATTGGGATTTAAGATTTGGAATTTAGGATAAAGataattttagaataattaattaatattgactaaaaaatatttattttatagttgaaattttcaattttaaattttctataaaagaaaaaaaaatacaaatgagTGTGTCTAGGTATGCATGGTTTCTAAAATTTGTGtgcaaataaatttattattaacagGAGATagtgattaaataaaaaatatttaatgtaaTGATTTCAGAATTTTAATTATAAGGaataaatagtcaaattagttcTCGAAACATCACTCATTCTTTAAATTAGtatccaaaaatttttttaatcaaattcatccTTCAAAGATTTTATATTAAACTATTCTTCCACCTTAGCTTGTGAGACTTCTTTATTATTGTCATCAGCTAAAATAGAAGAATGGTTTAATATTTTAAACTAGTCATTTAATCCTTTCGTCACTTTCATTACTAACGGCGTCAAAATTTGTTGATGTCACATATTAAGTAACACCACAATACATACCTAGTAGTTCTAATTAGTGACTAAAATGATACGTTTATAAAACTAGATCAAATCAACCTCAAATTCTTCTCTCAATTaagttttgatttgatctaattttataaacttatcatattaatagtcaattaaaactCTTACGTGTGTATTATAATATTACTTAACGTGTCACATTGACAAATTTTGAtgctgtaaataaaaaaaatatcaaaaggaTTAACACAAttagtttaaaatatttaaaatacaaatttaattaaaaaaatcttttaataactatttaaagaataaataatcttttagaaattaatttaattatttatcattttaaattattatttaaacataATAATTTCATAAGGTGGCCCTTCACTCTATTGTCTACTTTAACTCCTTCAAGCCCATCAAATAAGTCTTGTTgacaaataatttgtttaatataTGTTTCCAATATGGTGGCAGGAACAAGTACAACTGCAATCGATCATTATCAATCATTTGGCTAATGTTAATAGTATACAAATTAGTAGTATACATAATATTATAGGAAGAGTTTCAAATATATcagaaatattaatattttaattattttaattattaatttaaattataaaaaatatatataatatatattaattaaaatttaacaattaaaataattaaaatattatgtcttttatatatttaaattttttttaatattatattatattttatacacTACACTTTCTCTTTATATATTAAGTATTTGAATGTTATAATTGTTGGTTGTTTAACACTTTCATATAATGTTCAGAATTCGCTTTTAGAGcattgtattttttaataaatttaaaaaaaataaaaaagatgattCGCTTCTGACAAAttcgttttttaaaaaaaaaaatttcctacgATGAATTCActttttgaaatttaaacaatTTGCTCTATTAAATTCTATTTGTCTTCGTATCCAATTATCCATGGAAATCACCAATAATTCTTACTTTTTGGAATTTCACCTCCCAACAAATatgtaatttttgtttttctgttAATGCATTCTCCTTTATTGAAAGGGAATTAGTGAAGATTTAAGTTCGGAGAAAAATAAAGattgtaacaaat contains:
- the LOC112718041 gene encoding RING-H2 finger protein ATL60-like; its protein translation is MSTKSDSGNILNNSDAIVISGKIMVAVVVLLSFVFVFVFMLHLYSKFSMWRVQQETSIPSPQIRRRRRHRRHRHLVFASAEDAILHGTQNVGLDPSVLKSIPVLVFQPHEFKEDLECAVCISELVEGEKFRALPHCNHGFHVDCIDMWFQSHSTCPLCRTLVTEKLSKLNNSTPSVRENVTENSESSSEAENSADVNTNDESSNFPTHVLVWGDQTQFSHTTEDPHCSSSSGSCSSSSESGSDSSTSSSSNGRNNNGVLVIDIPNDEVTPEDDDEMKSSSPMVARLRSIKRLLSRDKKSTSPCIPNSFDVEQA